One genomic region from Paramicrobacterium agarici encodes:
- a CDS encoding amino acid ABC transporter permease — translation MKDVEYTASLPIRSRVGVGQWVTYVLGAYLILVLIQFFVFNENWKWETIFSYLFSKVIIEGLLNTISLTVLTTVLGLIIGVFTAWCRLSPYIVLRTAAVLYIWVMRAMPPLVMLLVVFFFGALVPTLNLGIPFVFSIAEVPTNQVISRFSAAVIGLAIYLGAYSAEIFRGGVLSLPSGQFEACRSLGIAPVRAYQKILGPQLIRVITPSLANEVITIFKNTSLVSVIGYAELLTTVQTIYARNFETIPLLMVAVIWYLVLTSIAMFGQSRLEKRFGRGFARRKVAPKTGEIPTASGSLTGARK, via the coding sequence GTGAAAGATGTCGAATACACGGCGAGCCTTCCGATCCGGTCTCGCGTGGGCGTCGGCCAGTGGGTGACGTATGTGCTCGGTGCCTACCTGATCCTTGTCCTCATTCAGTTCTTCGTGTTCAACGAGAACTGGAAGTGGGAGACGATCTTCTCCTATCTCTTCAGCAAGGTCATCATCGAGGGGCTGCTGAACACGATCAGCCTGACGGTCCTTACCACGGTGCTGGGGCTCATCATCGGTGTTTTCACTGCATGGTGCCGACTCTCGCCGTACATCGTTCTGCGCACGGCAGCCGTGCTGTACATCTGGGTGATGCGCGCGATGCCCCCTCTGGTGATGCTTCTCGTCGTGTTCTTCTTCGGGGCGCTCGTGCCGACGCTAAACCTTGGCATTCCGTTCGTCTTCAGCATCGCAGAGGTGCCGACGAACCAGGTGATCAGCCGGTTCAGCGCCGCCGTCATCGGGCTGGCGATTTACCTCGGCGCGTACTCGGCCGAGATCTTCCGCGGCGGCGTTCTGTCTCTCCCGTCCGGGCAATTCGAGGCGTGCAGGTCACTGGGCATCGCGCCGGTCAGGGCGTACCAGAAGATTCTTGGGCCGCAGCTCATTCGGGTGATCACGCCATCGCTCGCGAACGAGGTCATCACCATCTTCAAGAACACGTCGCTGGTCTCGGTCATCGGGTATGCAGAACTCCTGACGACGGTACAGACGATCTACGCACGCAACTTCGAGACGATCCCGCTGCTGATGGTGGCCGTCATCTGGTACCTCGTGCTGACGAGCATCGCGATGTTCGGGCAATCGCGGCTCGAGAAGCGCTTTGGCCGAGGCTTTGCCCGACGAAAGGTCGCGCCCAAAACGGGGGAGATTCCCACAGCATCCGGATCGTTGACGGGAGCACGAAAATGA
- a CDS encoding NAD(P)/FAD-dependent oxidoreductase yields MNQRIIVVGAGVIGCSLADELTRRGASVTVIDAAAPGSGTSSATFAWVNANSKTPSDYYELNYLGLRAHERVARTLPQNGAHWFHQTGTVQVAHSDERMHAIESQVSRLRSDGYDARSLSSSDVADLEPNLTAAKVRGGALYAEEGWIDVQTMCVSLLDRAVERGAEFFPYQTVTRVRERHVTTTSPDGATHEYDADVVILAAGNGTRRILTNEGIEFPTIDPVGDTGSGGSGHPKVGIISTTGMVNSGIRHLIRSEGIALRPARNGGITFADNPTGGKWEMGDPGIWTVPALLLDRARELYPALNQATTESVLLGTRVLPDDGLTIADWVDENHSVYAVATHSGVTLSAHLADAVSREVIEGDRHASLASFGLSRFIAA; encoded by the coding sequence GTGAATCAGAGAATCATCGTCGTTGGAGCCGGTGTCATCGGATGCAGCCTGGCCGACGAACTGACACGCCGAGGTGCTTCGGTCACCGTGATCGACGCTGCGGCGCCGGGGTCGGGAACGAGCTCAGCGACATTCGCGTGGGTCAACGCGAACAGCAAGACGCCATCGGATTACTACGAGCTCAACTACCTCGGCCTGCGTGCGCACGAGCGGGTGGCCCGCACTTTGCCGCAGAACGGAGCGCACTGGTTCCATCAGACAGGGACGGTGCAGGTCGCTCATTCAGATGAGAGGATGCACGCGATCGAGTCCCAGGTATCGCGACTTCGCTCCGACGGCTACGACGCTCGATCGCTGAGCAGTTCCGACGTGGCTGACCTCGAGCCGAACCTCACCGCGGCGAAGGTCCGCGGCGGCGCGCTGTATGCCGAAGAGGGCTGGATCGACGTGCAGACCATGTGCGTGAGCCTTCTCGACCGTGCTGTGGAGCGCGGCGCTGAGTTCTTCCCGTACCAGACCGTCACGCGCGTGCGGGAGCGTCACGTCACGACCACCTCGCCGGACGGCGCGACTCATGAGTACGACGCTGACGTCGTGATCCTCGCCGCCGGGAACGGCACTCGGCGCATCCTCACGAACGAGGGTATCGAGTTCCCGACAATTGACCCGGTCGGAGACACGGGGTCGGGAGGTAGCGGCCACCCGAAGGTCGGCATCATCAGCACGACGGGCATGGTCAATTCCGGCATCCGTCACCTGATTCGTTCCGAGGGAATCGCGCTCCGGCCAGCACGAAACGGCGGGATCACTTTTGCCGATAACCCCACGGGTGGAAAATGGGAGATGGGTGACCCCGGAATCTGGACGGTTCCGGCGCTTCTTCTCGATCGTGCTCGAGAACTCTACCCAGCCCTCAACCAGGCGACGACCGAGTCGGTGCTGCTTGGCACCCGGGTTCTGCCCGACGATGGGCTTACGATCGCCGACTGGGTGGATGAGAACCACTCCGTCTACGCGGTCGCCACGCACAGCGGCGTCACTCTCTCTGCTCACCTCGCTGATGCCGTCTCTCGTGAGGTGATCGAGGGCGATCGCCACGCCTCGCTCGCGTCATTCGGGCTGTCCCGGTTCATCGCGGCGTAG
- a CDS encoding amino acid ABC transporter ATP-binding protein, whose translation MTITTTTPLLQLVQVSKHFGDLRAVDEVSLEIKQGTVTCIVGPSGSGKSTLLRTVNMLESIDGGAIFFDGEMIGHQVRDGHRIPVSASVARRQTLNFGMVFQHFNLFPNYTALENVTIAPMLVKGVKRKVADETGARVLAQVGLADRKDHYPNELSGGQQQRVAIARALAMEPKLLLFDEPTSALDPELVNEVLAVMRGLAEEGATMLIVTHEMRFAEEVADEVIMMDAGRIIERGAPRDVIHNPTAARAQKFFASVGIS comes from the coding sequence ATGACGATCACAACAACAACTCCCCTGCTGCAACTCGTTCAGGTGAGCAAGCACTTCGGCGATCTTCGAGCGGTTGATGAGGTCAGCCTTGAAATCAAGCAGGGAACGGTCACCTGCATCGTCGGTCCGTCAGGTTCGGGTAAGAGCACACTGCTGCGCACGGTTAACATGCTCGAAAGCATCGACGGCGGGGCAATCTTCTTCGACGGCGAGATGATCGGGCATCAGGTTCGCGACGGGCACCGCATTCCGGTCTCGGCATCGGTAGCTCGGCGCCAGACTCTGAATTTTGGAATGGTCTTTCAGCACTTCAACCTGTTTCCGAACTACACGGCGCTCGAGAACGTCACGATCGCACCGATGCTGGTGAAAGGTGTCAAACGGAAGGTTGCTGACGAGACGGGCGCTCGCGTGCTCGCGCAGGTGGGCCTAGCGGATCGGAAAGACCATTACCCCAATGAATTGTCCGGCGGTCAGCAGCAGCGCGTTGCGATCGCGCGTGCCTTAGCGATGGAGCCCAAGCTGCTCTTGTTCGACGAACCCACGAGCGCGCTCGATCCGGAACTGGTGAATGAGGTGCTCGCGGTGATGCGAGGCCTCGCCGAGGAAGGCGCCACCATGCTCATCGTGACGCACGAGATGCGCTTCGCCGAAGAAGTCGCAGACGAGGTCATCATGATGGACGCCGGACGCATCATCGAGCGCGGGGCCCCGCGTGACGTCATTCACAACCCCACGGCGGCGCGGGCTCAGAAGTTCTTCGCCTCCGTCGGGATCAGCTAG
- a CDS encoding DeoR/GlpR family DNA-binding transcription regulator — protein MRDVNTWGESLRHGGAERRRILILERLFRDGHVAVHALSEEFAVAEMTIRRDLKQLADEGELELVHGGARLLAGRQPPAGFSRRTHSNSLAKKRVAEAVKTIVPRDGVVGVDAGTTAHACAVEFAPEFTGCVISHSVPVLASMLEWPEIRVIGVGGDLLHENQAMVGPGAVAALRELRIDVLVLGASAVNEDGLYVHSSVELATKRAMIDAAGEVILATDATKANASGAVRVCGLERVSRIATDREWEPGIADKIAAAGVSFVLA, from the coding sequence ATGCGAGATGTGAACACCTGGGGAGAGTCGCTTCGTCACGGCGGCGCAGAACGGCGCAGAATACTCATCCTCGAGCGGCTCTTCCGCGACGGCCATGTCGCCGTCCATGCACTGAGCGAGGAGTTCGCCGTCGCCGAGATGACCATTAGGCGCGACCTCAAGCAGCTCGCCGATGAGGGGGAACTCGAACTCGTGCACGGGGGCGCACGGCTACTCGCCGGACGTCAGCCGCCCGCGGGGTTCTCGCGTCGGACTCACAGCAATTCCCTTGCGAAGAAGCGTGTGGCAGAAGCCGTGAAGACCATTGTGCCCCGCGACGGGGTGGTCGGCGTCGATGCGGGCACGACGGCTCACGCGTGCGCTGTGGAGTTCGCTCCGGAGTTCACCGGCTGCGTCATCTCGCACTCGGTGCCTGTGCTCGCCAGCATGCTGGAGTGGCCGGAGATTCGCGTGATCGGCGTTGGCGGGGACTTGCTGCACGAGAATCAGGCGATGGTCGGCCCTGGCGCTGTCGCGGCCCTCAGGGAACTGCGTATCGACGTGCTCGTCCTCGGAGCGAGTGCGGTCAACGAGGATGGACTGTACGTGCACAGCTCGGTGGAGCTGGCGACAAAGCGCGCCATGATTGATGCGGCCGGCGAGGTCATTCTCGCGACCGATGCGACGAAGGCCAATGCGAGCGGGGCTGTGCGCGTGTGTGGACTCGAGCGCGTCTCTCGCATTGCGACGGACCGCGAGTGGGAGCCGGGCATCGCCGACAAGATCGCAGCGGCCGGCGTCTCGTTCGTTCTCGCATAA
- a CDS encoding NAD/NADP octopine/nopaline dehydrogenase family protein yields the protein MLSVIGGPQALPAAVYASANTGEEVGVLSSSLSHEALPGMRVENVEGPVWLQPGILPETTHFVVISDSTNLKGVLYAHRQQIAGRKLLLAPGGFAGVLRVRAWFDEWGLTAPELGEVTAFIVGGRLDATENRFRLGAAKRDLPLASESADRTDALVRDYSPYFPHLTPSDLSTTTLSNANHMIHPAVVLLNAARIDNAEPFLFYREGLSPATARFMEALDAERLELVKALGGEPLTLKDWMLRYYEAEGMRGDTLLECLQTFAGFAGSAAPLTLRYRYLEDDVWFGLAQYLALAREWGTACAHLQSVVTATTVLCSRVESSYDDEPWQLFRDYWDAQERNQHLNSPRAHGGLSDVGNAVEKVT from the coding sequence GTGCTGTCTGTCATCGGGGGCCCGCAAGCCCTCCCCGCCGCTGTCTATGCATCGGCGAACACCGGCGAAGAAGTCGGCGTTCTCTCGTCATCGCTTTCGCACGAGGCTCTGCCAGGGATGCGCGTCGAGAACGTCGAAGGGCCCGTGTGGTTGCAGCCGGGGATTCTTCCCGAAACCACGCATTTTGTGGTCATCTCTGACAGCACGAATCTCAAAGGAGTGCTCTACGCCCACCGTCAGCAGATCGCCGGGCGCAAGCTCTTGCTCGCCCCGGGCGGCTTCGCTGGAGTATTACGTGTTCGGGCGTGGTTCGACGAGTGGGGTCTGACTGCTCCAGAGCTGGGCGAGGTCACGGCGTTCATCGTCGGAGGGCGGCTTGACGCAACAGAGAACCGCTTCCGGTTGGGAGCAGCGAAACGCGACCTTCCGTTGGCCTCTGAATCCGCAGACAGAACGGACGCGCTGGTGAGGGATTACAGCCCGTACTTCCCGCACCTGACACCTAGCGACCTCAGCACAACAACACTGTCGAATGCGAACCACATGATCCACCCGGCGGTTGTGCTTCTTAATGCTGCACGCATCGACAACGCAGAGCCGTTCCTCTTCTACAGGGAGGGGCTGTCGCCAGCAACGGCGCGCTTCATGGAAGCGCTCGACGCAGAACGGCTGGAGCTGGTGAAAGCTCTGGGCGGCGAACCGCTAACGCTCAAAGACTGGATGCTGCGGTACTACGAAGCCGAGGGCATGCGAGGGGACACTCTCCTGGAGTGCTTGCAGACTTTCGCGGGATTTGCGGGCTCCGCAGCGCCTCTAACGCTGAGGTATCGGTATTTGGAAGATGACGTATGGTTCGGGCTCGCGCAGTATCTCGCACTCGCGAGAGAGTGGGGAACGGCGTGCGCGCATCTTCAGAGCGTGGTGACGGCAACAACTGTCTTATGCTCGAGAGTCGAGTCCTCGTATGATGACGAACCGTGGCAACTATTCAGAGACTACTGGGATGCACAAGAGCGTAATCAGCATCTGAACTCGCCACGAGCGCACGGTGGGCTGTCCGATGTCGGCAACGCAGTGGAGAAAGTGACCTAG
- a CDS encoding sulfite exporter TauE/SafE family protein — protein sequence MTWLFALCAVTVGSALQRVTGLGFTLVSGPLLVLVLNPFDGIVLANILSALIALVVLARTFQHAQWRTAGKLSIGIVVGVPIGAVVVYALDADMLLILVGALTTVAVLIALTRRPMPVFRGTTGAIFAGTLSGFSNVTAGVGGPALAMFGAATKMSMSSFIPTVQVVALLTNILSVAAKPHMSLPIPLVIAAVCCVLVGLVAGSFLQRVITPTRAQTLALALALAGSLAATARGVFALVS from the coding sequence GTGACCTGGCTCTTTGCGCTCTGTGCCGTCACGGTCGGGTCTGCGCTTCAGCGCGTTACCGGGCTCGGCTTCACCCTCGTCTCGGGCCCGCTCCTCGTTCTGGTGCTGAATCCTTTTGACGGCATCGTTCTCGCCAACATCCTCTCCGCGCTCATCGCCCTCGTCGTACTCGCGCGCACGTTCCAGCACGCTCAGTGGCGTACGGCCGGAAAGCTGTCGATCGGCATCGTCGTCGGCGTGCCGATCGGCGCGGTCGTCGTCTATGCGTTGGATGCTGACATGCTGTTGATCCTCGTCGGCGCGCTGACGACCGTCGCGGTCCTGATCGCCCTGACGCGCAGGCCGATGCCGGTGTTTCGAGGAACTACCGGCGCGATCTTCGCTGGCACGCTCTCGGGCTTCAGCAATGTCACCGCCGGTGTTGGCGGTCCCGCGCTGGCGATGTTCGGGGCGGCGACGAAGATGTCGATGTCGTCGTTCATCCCGACCGTGCAGGTGGTCGCGCTTCTCACCAACATCCTGTCGGTCGCGGCGAAGCCGCACATGTCGCTTCCGATTCCTCTCGTCATCGCCGCGGTCTGCTGTGTTCTGGTCGGCCTTGTCGCCGGCTCATTTCTGCAGCGCGTCATCACGCCCACGCGCGCGCAGACCCTCGCCCTCGCGCTGGCACTCGCGGGCTCGCTCGCGGCAACGGCCCGGGGCGTCTTTGCCCTCGTTAGCTAG
- a CDS encoding aldolase, with amino-acid sequence MSDPTTLARPSGGFAMLAVDQREALRDMMSRARSTDISDADMTEFKVAATRALTPYASAVLVDTEFAWDAVVEQNAVASSCSLIAAADRFVAGENEFVRESTFDTSLDYEALKRQGAKALKLLVLWREDQDPQSRVDEVRAFVDACRELDLVSIIEPVSRGRWDGEPTDVEAGVLAAAKELGDLGADIYKAEVPFKAAESDDRVYDACRELTDSINGPWVVLSSGVNAERFPDAVAIACRAGASGFLAGRAVWASVLGAESVDDELRTVSIPRLERLGAIVDENIRN; translated from the coding sequence ATGTCTGATCCGACTACCCTCGCCCGGCCGTCTGGCGGGTTCGCCATGCTCGCCGTCGACCAGCGCGAGGCGCTGCGTGACATGATGTCCCGCGCGCGCTCGACCGACATCAGCGATGCCGACATGACGGAATTCAAAGTGGCGGCGACGCGTGCTCTCACTCCGTACGCCTCAGCCGTTCTCGTTGATACAGAATTCGCGTGGGATGCTGTCGTCGAACAGAACGCGGTCGCATCGTCATGCTCACTCATTGCCGCCGCCGACCGTTTCGTCGCGGGCGAGAACGAGTTCGTCCGGGAGTCCACGTTCGACACGTCGCTCGACTACGAGGCTCTCAAACGCCAGGGAGCGAAGGCCCTCAAGCTCCTCGTGCTCTGGCGAGAAGATCAAGACCCGCAGAGCCGCGTCGACGAAGTGCGCGCCTTCGTTGACGCCTGTCGCGAGCTCGACCTCGTCTCGATCATCGAGCCCGTGTCGCGCGGCCGGTGGGACGGTGAGCCGACCGACGTTGAAGCGGGTGTTCTTGCAGCGGCGAAGGAACTCGGCGATCTTGGCGCCGACATCTACAAGGCCGAGGTTCCGTTCAAGGCGGCCGAGAGCGACGATCGCGTGTATGACGCGTGTCGTGAGCTGACGGACAGCATCAACGGCCCATGGGTCGTGCTTTCCTCCGGTGTCAACGCCGAGAGGTTCCCGGATGCTGTCGCAATCGCCTGCCGCGCGGGCGCGTCAGGCTTCCTCGCCGGTCGCGCTGTCTGGGCTTCGGTCTTGGGTGCTGAGTCGGTCGACGACGAGCTGCGCACCGTCTCGATTCCGCGGCTGGAGCGTCTCGGCGCTATCGTCGACGAGAACATTCGCAACTGA